In the genome of Apodemus sylvaticus chromosome 2, mApoSyl1.1, whole genome shotgun sequence, one region contains:
- the Clec4e gene encoding C-type lectin domain family 4 member E yields the protein MSSTKSPTSHHTERVCFKNSQVLSWTMAGASILFLSVCFITRCVLTYRSFQIYEQKLQPHETIKELSCYNEASGSVKNCCPLNWKHFQSSCYFFSMTTLTWSSSLRNCSDMGAHLVVINTQEEQEFLFHTKPKRKEFYIGLTDQVVEGQWRWVDDTPFTESLSFWDAGEPNNIILVEDCATIRDSSNSKKNWNDVPCFYSMPWICEMPEISPLN from the exons AGAGAGTATGCTTCAAAAACTCCCAAGTGCTCTCATGGACTATGGCTGGGGCCTCCATTCTGTTTCTCAGTGTCTGTTTCATCACCAGATGTGTCC TAACATATCGCAGCTTTCAAATTTATGAGCAGAAGTTACAGCCACATGAAACTATCAAGGAGCTTTCCTGCTACAATGAAGCATCAG GTTCAGTCAAGAATTGTTGTCCTTTGAACTGGAAACATTTTCAATCTAGTTGTTACTTTTTCTCTATGACAACCTTGACCTGGTCATCAAGTTTAAGGAATTGCTCAGACATGGGTGCTCACCTGGTGGTTATCAACACACAGGAAGAACAG GAATTCCTTTTCCACACAAAACCTAAAAGGAAAGAGTTTTATATTGGACTGACAGACCAGGTAGTGGAGGGTCAGTGGCGATGGGTGGATGATACACCTTTCACAGAGTCCCTGAG CTTCTGGGATGCTGGAGAGCCTAACAATATAATTTTAGTGGAAGACTGTGCCACCATAAGGGACTCTTCAAATTCCAAAAAGAACTGGAATGATGTACCCTGTTTCTACAGTATGCCTTGGATTTGTGAGATGCCAGAAATAAGTCCTTTGAACTAA